One genomic region from Spirosoma sp. KCTC 42546 encodes:
- a CDS encoding M28 family metallopeptidase has translation MQTKSLPILFVSFFLLSPLLNAQTILNRDPQIADLISQVSADSLRAHINGLVSFGTRHTLSVPADASAQVGKKGLGAARQWILAKFNQYAKQSGGRMTATLDTWTLQPDGKRVDKPANMGNVMATLKGTDPNDTRVFIVQGHMDSRVTNVMNRESDAPGANDDGSGTAAVIELCRVMSKSSFPATVIFVTLTGEEQGLLGAEHLSERAIKEKWNLEAVLNNDIMGSNNSSDTRIIDNTRLRVFSEGLPSSLLKDTTGRIGQIQRFGNENDGKARTLARYLKEIGERYVENLEVVMVYRNDRYLRGGDHTPYVQRGFAAVRMTEMNENYEHQHQDLRTENGTEFGDYPKFMDFEYLRKNTAVNLATLANLAKSPTVPQKVTVDVRNLTNATVLYWQAPQAGKVKGYYVLMRETYWPFWQKKFFTTKLGMTLPYSKDNYYFAVQAVSEDGNEGLPVLPVPNLR, from the coding sequence ATGCAAACGAAATCGTTACCGATCCTTTTTGTCTCATTCTTTCTTCTTTCCCCTCTACTCAACGCCCAAACCATTTTAAACCGAGATCCGCAAATAGCCGACCTGATTAGCCAGGTTTCGGCCGATAGTTTGCGGGCTCATATTAATGGTTTAGTCAGTTTCGGTACCCGCCATACGCTGAGCGTACCTGCCGATGCTTCTGCTCAGGTTGGCAAAAAAGGGCTCGGAGCTGCCCGCCAGTGGATTCTGGCCAAATTCAATCAATACGCCAAACAATCGGGTGGACGAATGACAGCCACGCTCGATACCTGGACGCTCCAGCCCGACGGCAAACGCGTAGATAAGCCTGCCAACATGGGAAATGTGATGGCAACCCTCAAAGGTACCGACCCCAATGATACCCGCGTTTTCATTGTACAGGGACATATGGATAGCCGCGTGACAAACGTCATGAACCGAGAATCCGACGCGCCGGGTGCCAATGACGATGGTTCGGGTACAGCCGCCGTTATTGAGCTTTGCCGGGTGATGAGCAAGTCGTCCTTTCCGGCTACGGTTATCTTCGTTACACTGACGGGCGAAGAACAGGGACTATTGGGTGCCGAACATTTATCGGAGCGGGCGATCAAGGAAAAATGGAATCTGGAAGCCGTGCTGAACAACGATATTATGGGTAGCAATAACAGCAGCGATACCCGCATCATTGACAACACCCGCCTGCGCGTTTTCAGTGAAGGACTTCCATCTAGTTTACTCAAAGACACGACTGGTCGTATTGGCCAGATTCAGCGCTTTGGGAATGAGAACGACGGCAAGGCCCGTACGCTGGCCCGGTATCTGAAAGAAATTGGCGAGCGTTATGTCGAAAACCTGGAAGTGGTAATGGTGTATCGCAACGACCGCTACCTGCGTGGGGGCGACCATACGCCCTATGTGCAACGTGGATTTGCCGCCGTGCGCATGACCGAGATGAACGAGAACTACGAACACCAGCACCAGGATTTGCGCACCGAAAACGGTACGGAGTTTGGCGACTATCCGAAGTTCATGGATTTCGAATACCTGCGTAAGAATACGGCAGTCAATCTGGCAACACTGGCCAATCTGGCGAAATCACCAACGGTGCCGCAGAAAGTAACGGTCGATGTTCGGAACCTCACCAATGCAACAGTTCTTTACTGGCAGGCTCCTCAGGCTGGCAAAGTAAAAGGCTATTACGTACTGATGCGTGAAACCTACTGGCCCTTCTGGCAGAAGAAATTCTTCACGACGAAATTGGGTATGACGTTGCCTTACTCGAAAGACAATTACTACTTCGCCGTGCAGGCAGTTAGTGAAGACGGAAACGAAGGACTGCCCGTACTACCCGTACCGAATTTGCGCTAG
- a CDS encoding aminotransferase class V-fold PLP-dependent enzyme has translation MQSLSKRQFLKSLVGTAALSTWAGLDETLAKVAHISPSTLAQNESFWSNIRSAYPVTNEFIQLENGYYSLAAQPVMDSYLKHIQQVNSVSSYYMRTRQFADKRESQTQLANLLGCSTDELIITRNTTESLDTVIGGLKWKAGDEAIMAQQDYGAMKDMFRLQARRHGIVNKTLSLPNHPKSDEEIVSLYEKAITPKTRLLMVCHMVNITGQILPIRQITEMAHKHGVEVLVDGAHAFAQLNFKMSDLGGCDYYASSLHKWLGTPLGAGILYVRKDKIAPLWPLFADSSVPDNDIRKLNHTGTHPVATDLAIQDAIKFHTGIGIERKEARLRYLQHYWTDQVRHHPNIVLNTPEAPVRSCAIANVGIAGKPPAELAKTLFDNYKIFTVAIDSPPVQGVRVTPHVYTTTAELDQFVNALKELAT, from the coding sequence ATGCAGTCCCTCTCTAAACGGCAATTTCTAAAATCCCTTGTTGGCACAGCCGCCTTGTCGACCTGGGCAGGTCTGGACGAGACGCTGGCTAAAGTGGCGCATATATCTCCATCTACGCTGGCACAAAACGAAAGCTTTTGGTCTAACATTCGGTCGGCTTACCCCGTAACAAACGAGTTCATTCAGCTCGAAAATGGCTACTATTCATTGGCCGCTCAGCCAGTGATGGATAGCTACCTGAAGCATATTCAGCAAGTGAATTCGGTATCCTCCTATTACATGCGGACACGCCAGTTTGCCGATAAACGGGAGTCACAAACGCAACTGGCCAACTTGTTGGGTTGCTCCACAGATGAATTGATCATTACCCGAAACACCACCGAATCCTTGGATACGGTTATTGGCGGGCTGAAATGGAAAGCAGGCGACGAAGCCATTATGGCCCAGCAGGATTATGGTGCCATGAAGGATATGTTCAGGCTTCAGGCCCGGCGACACGGCATTGTGAATAAGACGCTTTCGCTACCCAATCATCCCAAGTCCGATGAAGAAATTGTGAGTCTGTACGAAAAAGCCATCACGCCCAAAACGCGGTTGCTGATGGTTTGCCACATGGTGAATATTACAGGTCAGATTCTGCCCATTCGCCAGATCACCGAGATGGCGCATAAACACGGCGTGGAGGTGTTGGTGGATGGGGCCCATGCATTCGCGCAGTTAAATTTCAAGATGAGTGACCTCGGTGGCTGCGATTACTACGCCAGCAGTTTACACAAATGGCTGGGCACACCGCTTGGCGCGGGTATCCTGTATGTGCGCAAAGACAAAATTGCCCCCCTCTGGCCACTCTTCGCCGACAGCAGTGTTCCCGACAACGATATCCGCAAACTGAACCATACCGGCACGCACCCCGTAGCCACCGATCTGGCTATTCAGGACGCGATCAAATTTCACACGGGAATTGGTATCGAGCGAAAGGAAGCCCGGCTTCGGTATCTGCAACATTACTGGACTGATCAAGTACGTCATCATCCCAACATCGTCCTGAATACCCCCGAAGCACCCGTTCGTTCCTGCGCCATCGCCAACGTAGGCATAGCTGGAAAACCACCTGCCGAACTGGCTAAAACCCTGTTCGACAACTACAAGATATTTACGGTAGCTATTGACTCTCCCCCTGTGCAAGGGGTACGCGTTACGCCCCACGTATACACAACGACAGCAGAGCTGGACCAATTCGTAAACGCATTGAAAGAACTGGCTACCTAA
- a CDS encoding S9 family peptidase, whose protein sequence is MNRSILFILLTISTLASLAQTPVKKRPMTPKDIYRLQTVSDPQISPDGKWITYGLSTVDTTKDKRNADLWMVSWDGKESVQLTNSPDGESRARFSPDGKYISFVSARQGATKGQIWLMDRRGGEAKKLTDLKTDLEDYVWSPDGKKIAMALRDPDYADSAKTKVRKPYVLDRYQFKADVKGYLEKGSVHLYLYDVATKKLDTLTTGLYDETSPVWSPDGSQLAFVSNRTEDPDKNQNTNIYVIDARKGATMKQLTTWTGADNNPAWSPDGKHIAYLRSTASSNFLMYDQPVLAVLDLEGGEPMLLSKTLDRPVRNPTWTKDGRTIGVLVQDDRQSYVGQYTYPEGKFAKLTGGNRAFSNLEAAPADNWVALLSEPQTPGELYAIENGTPRRLTHVQDDFLAPLELATVEGFTSKSKDGAQVSNVLYRPVNGQAGKKMPTIFYIHGGPVSQDEFSFDLTRQLLAAGGYAVVAVNYRGSNGRGLDYTKAIYADWGNKEVLDILGAADYVVEKGIADPDRLGIGGWSYGGILTNYTIATDTRFKAAASGAGSSLQLSMYGIDQYANQYENELGTPWKNTDKWLKLSYPFLKADRIKTPTMFMASEKDFNVPVAGSEQMFQALRSLGIPTQLIIYPGQFHGITVPSYQKDRVDRYLQWFDKYLKPKTL, encoded by the coding sequence ATGAACCGCTCAATCCTCTTCATCCTCCTTACTATCTCAACCCTCGCCAGTCTGGCGCAGACGCCAGTTAAAAAGCGGCCGATGACGCCCAAAGACATTTATCGACTCCAAACCGTCAGCGATCCGCAGATTTCGCCCGATGGCAAGTGGATTACCTATGGCCTATCAACCGTCGATACAACGAAAGATAAACGCAATGCCGATCTCTGGATGGTGAGCTGGGATGGCAAAGAGTCGGTTCAGCTTACCAACAGCCCCGATGGCGAATCCAGAGCGCGGTTCAGCCCGGATGGAAAATATATTTCGTTTGTATCGGCCCGGCAAGGCGCTACTAAAGGCCAGATCTGGTTGATGGATCGCCGGGGTGGTGAAGCTAAAAAACTCACCGATCTGAAAACCGATCTGGAAGATTACGTCTGGTCGCCGGATGGGAAGAAGATCGCAATGGCGCTACGCGATCCTGACTACGCCGATTCGGCCAAAACCAAGGTTCGGAAACCCTATGTCCTTGATCGGTATCAGTTTAAGGCCGATGTAAAAGGCTACCTGGAAAAAGGCTCCGTTCACTTGTACCTCTATGACGTAGCGACGAAAAAACTCGATACGCTAACCACCGGTCTTTATGATGAAACGTCACCCGTTTGGTCGCCCGATGGGTCGCAACTGGCGTTTGTGAGTAACCGGACGGAAGATCCCGACAAAAACCAGAACACCAATATTTATGTGATCGACGCCCGCAAAGGTGCCACTATGAAGCAGTTGACCACCTGGACCGGGGCCGACAATAACCCAGCCTGGAGTCCAGATGGCAAGCACATTGCCTATTTACGCTCGACCGCGTCGAGTAATTTTCTGATGTATGACCAACCGGTGCTGGCGGTACTGGACCTGGAGGGTGGAGAACCCATGCTACTCTCGAAAACGCTGGATCGCCCTGTTCGGAATCCAACCTGGACTAAAGACGGACGAACCATTGGTGTGCTGGTGCAGGACGACCGGCAGTCCTATGTTGGCCAGTATACCTATCCTGAAGGGAAATTCGCCAAATTAACGGGAGGTAACCGGGCCTTCAGTAATCTGGAAGCAGCCCCGGCCGACAACTGGGTAGCTTTATTAAGCGAGCCCCAAACCCCCGGCGAACTGTATGCCATTGAAAACGGGACACCCCGCCGACTTACACACGTACAGGACGATTTTCTGGCCCCCCTTGAACTGGCCACTGTGGAAGGATTTACGTCGAAGAGTAAAGATGGCGCACAGGTGTCGAACGTATTGTATCGGCCCGTCAACGGTCAGGCAGGCAAAAAGATGCCGACCATTTTCTACATTCACGGTGGGCCGGTGTCGCAGGATGAGTTCTCCTTTGATCTGACCCGGCAACTGCTGGCGGCTGGAGGCTATGCGGTTGTAGCTGTCAATTACCGGGGCAGCAATGGCCGGGGCCTCGACTACACCAAAGCGATCTACGCCGATTGGGGTAACAAAGAAGTGCTGGACATTCTAGGAGCCGCCGACTACGTGGTAGAGAAAGGCATCGCCGACCCCGACCGACTGGGTATTGGTGGCTGGAGTTATGGCGGCATTCTGACCAACTACACTATTGCCACCGATACGCGCTTTAAGGCCGCAGCCAGTGGAGCCGGAAGCTCCTTGCAATTATCCATGTACGGCATCGACCAGTACGCCAATCAGTACGAAAATGAGTTAGGGACGCCCTGGAAAAACACAGATAAATGGTTGAAACTATCCTATCCATTCCTGAAAGCGGACCGCATCAAAACACCAACGATGTTTATGGCCAGTGAGAAAGATTTTAATGTACCTGTGGCAGGCAGCGAGCAGATGTTCCAGGCCCTGCGCTCATTGGGCATCCCAACTCAGTTAATCATTTACCCCGGCCAGTTTCACGGCATTACCGTACCTAGTTATCAGAAAGATCGGGTTGATCGGTATTTGCAGTGGTTCGACAAATATTTGAAGCCTAAAACACTCTAA
- a CDS encoding histidinol-phosphate transaminase — MSSQLSRRDWLRASGLITAGFGLSRFTPAEASVPNAPLVSGFTNEFAFADDPFDKMPKLRARLFANENPLGISQNAKDALIKATELGNRYAWMEFGQLKTLIATDDGVKPANIMMSPGSSDILMAAADHFAKSGGTILTSTMTYDDLLQRAEKFGAKIKALPMTKEYKFDLNAIKANITPDVKMVYIVNPNNPTGTIIPTPELEAFIREVSPKVPVFIDEAYIDFYEPADRPKLGKLVAEGMNVILARTFSKIHGFAGLRLGYAIAQPDMLKTLKSYTNGDFAVSITTLMAGIASYKDIEWQNHCRAENAKARAYTSKALADLGYEVIPSSTNFILFPIRMKTKAFEGQMFGQGIGIQTRDFNGQPYCRVSVGTMDEMAIFMDGFKKVVG, encoded by the coding sequence ATGTCATCACAACTATCTCGCCGGGACTGGCTACGCGCCAGCGGCCTTATCACAGCCGGTTTTGGTTTGAGTAGATTTACCCCTGCCGAAGCCAGCGTTCCTAATGCCCCATTGGTTTCTGGGTTTACCAATGAGTTCGCCTTCGCTGATGACCCATTCGACAAGATGCCTAAGCTTCGGGCACGGTTGTTCGCGAATGAGAACCCGCTTGGCATTTCACAGAATGCAAAAGATGCCCTTATAAAAGCCACTGAACTAGGCAACCGTTACGCCTGGATGGAATTCGGGCAATTGAAAACGCTTATTGCTACCGACGATGGTGTGAAACCGGCCAATATTATGATGTCGCCCGGCTCGTCGGATATCCTGATGGCCGCTGCTGATCACTTTGCGAAAAGCGGTGGTACGATCCTGACCAGCACCATGACGTATGACGACCTGCTCCAGCGGGCCGAGAAGTTCGGCGCAAAAATCAAGGCGCTGCCGATGACGAAAGAGTACAAATTTGACCTCAACGCAATCAAGGCGAACATTACGCCCGATGTGAAGATGGTCTATATCGTCAACCCGAATAACCCAACCGGCACCATCATTCCAACGCCAGAGCTGGAAGCGTTTATTCGCGAGGTGTCGCCCAAAGTACCCGTATTCATCGACGAAGCCTATATCGACTTTTACGAACCTGCCGACCGCCCTAAACTGGGCAAACTGGTGGCCGAGGGCATGAACGTGATTCTGGCGCGTACCTTTTCGAAAATTCACGGTTTTGCCGGCTTGCGTCTGGGCTATGCCATCGCACAGCCCGACATGCTGAAAACACTAAAATCCTATACCAACGGTGATTTTGCGGTAAGCATTACTACGCTTATGGCCGGTATCGCCAGCTACAAAGACATCGAGTGGCAGAATCATTGCCGCGCCGAAAACGCAAAAGCCCGCGCCTATACCTCAAAAGCACTGGCCGATCTGGGCTATGAAGTGATTCCCTCGTCCACAAACTTCATCCTGTTCCCAATCCGGATGAAAACCAAAGCCTTTGAGGGGCAAATGTTCGGGCAGGGAATCGGTATCCAGACCCGCGACTTCAACGGCCAGCCCTACTGCCGCGTTAGCGTTGGCACCATGGACGAAATGGCCATCTTCATGGATGGATTTAAAAAAGTAGTAGGGTAA
- a CDS encoding flavin monoamine oxidase family protein, translating into MTRRDFINSTSASYASMLAWGMLQPAPASAIDLPANGLKADGKGRKVIVLGAGLAGMTTAYELGKLGYDCTVIEARSRSGGRVWTVRGGTKETELNGGTAQTCSFEDGLYFNGGAARIPHHHQITLHYCRELGVPLQIFNGANESAYLYNDGGTGDFANRRMRISDYHHDMRGYTSELLAKALDQSSLDQQLTKEDVEKLIDFLKNEGDLNTAHLYKGTNRRGYKAKSDPGAGHTPGTLTDPYGLTDLLRSGFMQPVFYNVGDYAYEQQSTLLQPVGGMDAIPKALEKKLVGKIIFNAPVSELRKTENGVRVVYKKDGKPVELTGEFCVCTLPLPMLKNLESDLSGTVKRAADFVPYMKTGKIGLQFKRRFWEEDDGIYGGISRTNMDINQIWYPSFGLQGKKGVLIGYYNFYSRAEAVGAMPVAEREKVALAQGSKIHPQYPAEFDNSFSLAWHRLPYSGGGWAVYDDNTRKKYYPSLLEPDGNIYFAGEHTTYLTAWMAGAFTSARRTVEALHARVGEYTKK; encoded by the coding sequence ATGACAAGACGCGACTTCATCAATTCAACGAGTGCCAGTTATGCCAGTATGCTGGCGTGGGGAATGCTTCAGCCCGCGCCAGCATCGGCAATTGATTTACCTGCCAATGGGCTGAAAGCAGATGGCAAAGGGCGAAAAGTTATTGTGTTAGGAGCTGGTCTGGCTGGTATGACCACCGCTTACGAACTCGGCAAATTGGGCTACGATTGTACGGTTATTGAAGCCCGGTCTCGCTCAGGTGGGCGTGTCTGGACCGTTCGGGGTGGCACCAAGGAAACCGAATTAAATGGGGGTACGGCACAGACCTGCTCGTTTGAAGACGGCCTGTATTTCAACGGGGGAGCCGCCCGGATTCCGCACCACCACCAGATTACGCTGCACTACTGCCGGGAATTGGGCGTACCTCTTCAGATTTTTAACGGGGCAAACGAATCCGCTTACCTGTATAACGATGGTGGAACCGGCGACTTTGCGAACCGACGAATGCGTATCAGTGATTACCATCACGACATGCGCGGCTACACCTCCGAGTTGCTCGCCAAGGCGCTCGATCAATCGTCGCTGGATCAGCAGTTAACCAAAGAAGATGTCGAGAAACTGATCGACTTTCTGAAAAACGAAGGCGATCTGAACACGGCTCACCTTTATAAAGGTACCAATCGCCGGGGGTATAAAGCCAAAAGCGATCCGGGAGCAGGCCACACCCCAGGCACGCTAACAGACCCCTACGGCCTTACCGATTTGCTACGGTCGGGCTTTATGCAACCGGTTTTCTACAACGTGGGCGATTATGCCTACGAACAGCAGTCTACGCTCTTGCAACCCGTTGGCGGCATGGATGCCATTCCGAAAGCGTTGGAGAAAAAACTAGTGGGCAAAATTATCTTCAATGCGCCCGTTAGTGAACTCCGCAAAACCGAAAATGGCGTTCGGGTTGTGTATAAGAAAGACGGCAAGCCCGTTGAGCTAACGGGCGAATTCTGCGTATGTACGCTCCCATTACCCATGCTCAAAAACCTCGAATCCGACCTTTCGGGAACGGTAAAACGAGCCGCTGACTTTGTGCCCTACATGAAGACCGGAAAAATTGGCTTACAATTCAAACGGCGGTTCTGGGAAGAAGACGATGGTATTTACGGCGGCATTTCGCGCACCAATATGGACATCAACCAGATTTGGTACCCCTCCTTTGGCTTACAGGGCAAAAAAGGTGTTCTCATCGGCTACTATAATTTCTATAGCCGGGCCGAAGCGGTGGGAGCCATGCCGGTTGCTGAACGCGAAAAAGTTGCGTTAGCCCAGGGAAGTAAAATTCACCCGCAATACCCGGCCGAGTTCGACAATTCGTTTTCGCTAGCCTGGCACCGTTTACCCTACAGCGGAGGAGGTTGGGCCGTGTACGACGACAATACACGCAAGAAATATTATCCTTCCCTGCTGGAACCCGATGGTAACATTTATTTTGCCGGTGAACACACAACGTACCTGACCGCCTGGATGGCCGGAGCATTCACGTCTGCCCGCCGAACGGTTGAAGCACTCCACGCCCGAGTGGGCGAATACACGAAGAAGTGA